From one Phocaeicola salanitronis DSM 18170 genomic stretch:
- the ribF gene encoding riboflavin biosynthesis protein RibF → MEIISAESPFAFPPCAATIGCFDGVHRGHRYLIDQVRREALARGLHSALVTFPVHPRQVMQSGYCPQWLTCLPQKKELLQQEDADYCILLPFTHELSLLSARRFMELLHTRFNVQALVIGYDHRFGHNRSEGFEDYCCYGKELGMEVIHAQALEEDGLSISSSLIRNLLKEGDVARANRYLGYRYYLDGQVVSGYQVGRKLGFPTANLQPSCPDKLVPKEGVYAVYAYVEGKRYAGMLNIGSRPTIGNGTERSIEVHLIGFEGNLYQHALRVEFMQYIREEQKFEGIEALIAQLQQDKATIIRLLS, encoded by the coding sequence ATGGAAATAATCAGTGCCGAAAGCCCATTTGCGTTTCCGCCTTGCGCAGCCACTATCGGGTGCTTCGATGGCGTGCATCGCGGACACCGCTACCTGATAGACCAGGTGCGCCGCGAAGCCCTCGCAAGGGGACTGCACAGCGCGCTGGTTACTTTCCCTGTCCATCCCCGGCAGGTGATGCAGAGCGGTTACTGCCCGCAATGGCTCACTTGCCTCCCTCAGAAAAAAGAATTGTTACAGCAAGAGGATGCAGACTATTGCATCCTTTTGCCGTTTACGCACGAACTGTCGCTGCTCTCGGCACGGCGGTTCATGGAGCTGCTGCACACCCGTTTCAACGTGCAGGCACTGGTTATCGGTTACGATCACCGCTTCGGGCACAACCGGAGCGAAGGCTTTGAGGACTATTGCTGCTATGGGAAAGAGTTGGGTATGGAGGTAATCCATGCCCAAGCGTTGGAAGAAGACGGCTTGTCTATCAGCTCCAGCCTCATCCGCAACCTATTGAAAGAAGGCGATGTGGCGCGTGCCAACCGCTATTTGGGCTATCGTTATTACCTGGACGGGCAGGTGGTAAGCGGCTATCAGGTGGGGCGCAAACTGGGCTTCCCTACCGCCAACCTCCAACCGTCCTGCCCCGACAAGCTGGTACCGAAAGAAGGGGTCTATGCCGTTTACGCGTATGTGGAGGGGAAACGCTACGCCGGCATGCTGAACATCGGCAGCCGCCCCACGATAGGCAACGGCACCGAGCGGAGTATCGAGGTGCACCTCATCGGCTTCGAAGGCAACCTGTACCAGCACGCTCTTCGGGTAGAGTTCATGCAATACATCCGTGAGGAACAGAAGTTCGAGGGCATCGAGGCGCTGATTGCCCAGTTGCAACAAGACAAAGCAACGATTATCCGGCTGTTGAGTTGA
- a CDS encoding calcium-translocating P-type ATPase, PMCA-type, with translation MSQKANEPHLTGLTDQEVLSSREKYGVNLLTPPKRPSMWKLYLEKFQDPVIRVLLVAAVFSLIISIIENEYAETIGIFFAIFLATGIGFYFEYDANKKFDLLNAVGEETPVTVIRNGKVHEIPRKDVVVGDIVILNTGEEVPADGTLLEAVSLQVNESSLTGELMVNKTTVEADFDDEATYPSNSVMRGTTITDGHGMMRVERVGDATEIGKVARQATEQSQEQTPLNIQLSKLANLIGKAGFTIAALTFIIFTSKDLYAYLQANTVNDWHQWLDIARIVLKYFMMAVTLIVVAVPEGLPMSVTLSLALNMRRMLKTNNLVRKMHACETMGAITVICTDKTGTLTQNLMQVYDAKLDESQPDLIAEGIAANSTAFLEEKAEGEKPSGVGNPTEVALLLWLNGKGKNYETLRAGAKVVNQLTFSTERKYMATLVDSPIQQKRILYVKGAPEIVMGKCNVSKEQVDANNEQLLAYQNKAMRTLGLAYKIVPTDASTDCAELVNEGGLTFLGIFAISDPIRPDVPDAVKKCQSAGISVKIVTGDTPGTATEIARQIGLWKPEDTERNRITGVEFAALSDEEALDRVLDLKVMSRARPMDKQRLVQLLQQKGAVVAVTGDGTNDAPALNHAQVGLSMGTGTSVAKEASDITLLDDSFHSIATAVMWGRSLYKNIQRFIVFQLTINVVALLSVLLGAFFGTSLPLTVTQMLWVNLIMDTFAAMALASISPSMDVMNEKPRKRTDFIITPAMRNNIFGVGLGFLVILMGMLAYFKGLPEGLLPNGEMNVHYLTVFFTVFVMLQFWNLFNASVFGTNHSIFRDASHALGMLSVALIILVGQFIIVTFGGKVFRTEPLPLIEWLYIIGGTSFVLWIGEIWRGIKRLAKN, from the coding sequence ATGTCACAAAAAGCAAATGAACCCCACTTGACCGGACTTACCGATCAGGAAGTTCTCTCCAGCCGCGAGAAATACGGAGTCAACCTGCTTACTCCCCCTAAGCGGCCTTCCATGTGGAAACTTTATTTAGAAAAATTTCAAGACCCTGTTATCCGGGTGTTGCTGGTAGCGGCAGTCTTTTCGTTAATCATTTCCATTATTGAGAATGAATATGCCGAAACCATTGGTATTTTCTTCGCTATCTTCTTGGCTACGGGCATCGGATTCTATTTCGAATATGACGCGAACAAGAAGTTCGACCTTCTGAATGCAGTGGGCGAAGAAACTCCTGTTACGGTTATCCGAAACGGGAAGGTACACGAGATTCCCCGCAAAGATGTCGTGGTAGGCGATATTGTTATTCTGAATACAGGCGAAGAAGTGCCAGCCGACGGTACCTTGCTGGAAGCCGTATCGCTTCAGGTGAATGAATCGAGCTTGACCGGAGAGTTGATGGTGAACAAGACAACGGTGGAAGCCGATTTTGATGATGAGGCTACTTATCCTTCGAATAGTGTGATGCGCGGTACTACCATTACCGACGGTCATGGTATGATGCGTGTCGAACGGGTGGGTGATGCAACCGAGATTGGCAAAGTGGCACGTCAGGCTACCGAGCAAAGCCAGGAACAGACTCCGCTGAATATCCAGTTGTCTAAACTTGCCAACCTGATTGGGAAGGCTGGATTTACCATTGCTGCCCTTACCTTTATTATATTTACTTCGAAAGACCTGTATGCTTACCTACAGGCGAATACGGTAAATGACTGGCATCAATGGCTGGACATAGCCCGTATCGTATTGAAGTATTTCATGATGGCGGTTACTCTGATTGTCGTGGCTGTGCCCGAAGGCTTGCCGATGAGTGTCACCCTCAGCTTGGCTCTGAATATGCGCCGGATGCTGAAGACCAACAATCTGGTGCGCAAGATGCATGCCTGCGAAACAATGGGTGCCATCACCGTAATTTGTACGGATAAAACCGGTACACTGACACAGAATCTGATGCAGGTATATGACGCAAAACTGGATGAAAGCCAGCCCGACCTGATAGCTGAAGGCATTGCAGCCAACTCTACCGCTTTCCTTGAAGAGAAAGCGGAAGGTGAAAAGCCGTCGGGTGTAGGAAATCCGACTGAGGTGGCACTGCTGCTTTGGCTCAACGGCAAGGGTAAGAATTATGAAACGCTGCGGGCAGGTGCTAAAGTAGTGAACCAACTTACGTTCTCCACCGAACGCAAGTATATGGCTACGCTGGTAGATTCGCCTATCCAGCAAAAGCGGATACTTTACGTGAAAGGCGCACCTGAAATCGTGATGGGCAAATGCAACGTAAGCAAGGAACAGGTGGATGCCAACAATGAGCAGCTGCTTGCTTATCAGAACAAGGCAATGCGTACCTTGGGGCTTGCCTATAAGATAGTGCCCACGGATGCATCGACCGATTGTGCCGAACTGGTAAACGAAGGCGGATTGACCTTCTTGGGCATCTTTGCCATCAGTGATCCGATTCGTCCCGATGTGCCTGATGCCGTAAAGAAATGCCAGTCGGCAGGCATCAGCGTGAAGATTGTGACCGGCGATACACCGGGAACAGCTACCGAGATTGCCCGTCAGATAGGTTTGTGGAAACCCGAAGATACCGAACGCAACCGCATTACGGGCGTGGAGTTTGCTGCTTTGAGCGATGAAGAAGCTCTCGACCGTGTGCTCGACTTGAAAGTGATGAGCCGTGCCCGCCCGATGGACAAGCAACGATTGGTGCAACTCCTGCAGCAGAAAGGTGCTGTAGTGGCTGTAACAGGCGACGGGACCAACGATGCCCCGGCATTGAACCACGCACAGGTAGGACTTTCGATGGGTACAGGTACATCGGTGGCTAAAGAGGCGAGCGACATCACCTTGCTCGATGATTCCTTCCATAGCATTGCCACCGCCGTGATGTGGGGACGCTCCTTGTATAAGAATATCCAGCGTTTCATCGTATTCCAGCTGACCATTAATGTAGTAGCTTTGTTGAGCGTATTGTTAGGCGCATTCTTCGGCACTTCCCTTCCGCTTACGGTGACGCAGATGCTTTGGGTGAACCTGATTATGGATACCTTCGCCGCCATGGCACTGGCATCTATTTCGCCCAGCATGGACGTGATGAACGAGAAACCTCGTAAACGTACCGACTTCATCATCACGCCGGCGATGCGCAACAACATCTTTGGCGTAGGGTTGGGATTCCTCGTCATCCTGATGGGTATGTTGGCTTATTTCAAGGGATTACCCGAAGGTTTGCTTCCCAACGGCGAAATGAACGTGCACTACCTTACCGTATTCTTCACGGTATTCGTTATGCTTCAGTTCTGGAACCTGTTTAATGCCAGCGTATTCGGAACCAACCATTCCATCTTCCGTGACGCCAGCCACGCATTGGGTATGCTGAGTGTGGCGTTGATTATCCTGGTCGGACAGTTCATCATCGTCACCTTCGGTGGCAAAGTGTTCCGCACCGAACCGCTTCCGCTCATAGAATGGCTTTATATCATCGGCGGCACGTCGTTCGTATTATGGATTGGCGAGATTTGGCGAGGCATCAAACGTCTGGCTAAAAACTGA
- a CDS encoding phage integrase SAM-like domain-containing protein — protein sequence MLTINAEIKKDGQRSDGTYNVKLRFTLDRKMRRLATSLFVTSKDLTKELKIKQTSSIRQEVDSLIRSYQEKCAKLQIELNHYTLDEVMDYLDGERQRQQTIDFIKFSREWIASATIKGAANYTSALNALIRFIGKEELDVNLITLDFLENFKAFLNKEREARTNKLIAQGKRVPSNRSLSLYLVSIKKLFNEAKKKYNKKDKNLILIPHSPFEDFAIPKQEATRKRAISTDIIKKIWKLPYKDMKKGYKATCRYNLAKDCFILSFCLMGINSADLYNATEMKNNTITYYRTKTKDRRLDNAKMVVDVPQIILPLIEKYKDKTGKRLFNFYQYYADEKDFNKAINYGLKEIGALLNVEDLEYYAARHSWATIALNKVGIDKYVVHAALNHIDDSMKVTDIYIERDFVNENKANDKVVRYVFGK from the coding sequence ATGCTGACAATCAATGCAGAAATCAAGAAAGACGGACAACGGTCTGATGGTACTTACAACGTAAAGTTAAGATTCACGCTTGACAGAAAGATGAGAAGGCTGGCAACAAGCCTGTTCGTTACAAGTAAGGACTTAACTAAAGAATTGAAAATCAAACAGACATCATCTATCAGGCAAGAAGTGGATAGCCTGATTCGCAGTTATCAGGAGAAGTGTGCCAAGCTACAAATTGAACTAAACCATTATACACTTGATGAAGTAATGGACTATTTGGACGGTGAACGTCAGAGGCAGCAAACCATTGACTTTATAAAGTTCAGTCGTGAGTGGATAGCCTCAGCTACTATTAAAGGCGCAGCCAATTACACTTCTGCCCTTAATGCGCTAATCCGCTTCATTGGTAAAGAAGAATTGGACGTGAATCTGATAACCCTTGACTTCTTAGAGAACTTCAAAGCGTTTTTGAATAAAGAGCGTGAAGCAAGAACAAATAAACTGATAGCACAAGGCAAACGTGTTCCCTCTAATCGTTCTTTGTCTCTCTATTTGGTGAGCATCAAAAAGCTATTCAATGAAGCCAAAAAGAAGTACAACAAGAAAGACAAGAATCTGATTCTGATACCCCACTCACCTTTTGAGGACTTTGCCATACCCAAACAAGAAGCCACACGCAAGAGAGCCATATCCACAGACATCATAAAGAAGATATGGAAGTTGCCTTATAAAGACATGAAGAAAGGCTATAAAGCCACTTGCCGCTATAATTTGGCAAAAGATTGCTTTATTCTCTCATTCTGTTTAATGGGAATCAATTCAGCAGACCTTTATAATGCCACAGAAATGAAGAATAACACTATCACCTATTATAGAACCAAAACGAAAGACCGCAGATTGGATAATGCGAAGATGGTAGTAGATGTTCCTCAAATAATTTTGCCTTTAATAGAAAAGTACAAGGACAAGACAGGTAAGCGGTTATTCAACTTCTATCAATACTATGCAGATGAAAAAGACTTCAACAAGGCTATCAACTATGGACTAAAAGAGATTGGTGCATTGCTAAATGTGGAAGATTTGGAATACTATGCTGCCCGGCATAGTTGGGCTACCATTGCCTTGAACAAAGTAGGCATTGATAAATATGTAGTTCATGCAGCTTTGAACCACATTGACGATTCTATGAAAGTGACCGATATTTATATAGAGCGTGATTTTGTGAATGAGAATAAAGCTAATGACAAGGTGGTGAGATATGTGTTTGGCAAATAG